From one Caldithrix abyssi DSM 13497 genomic stretch:
- a CDS encoding S8 family serine peptidase: MQLKKKLLRESENLHKSGAASSMVCQTGNISRDYRRDIGAVVNVDFSQSFKVFFLIFVFAVITSAFSQEVFQNQLLVALKRTAQPLPTGKVRLQASLDRPQLSRILQKYRVTRIERWLKSADQNDVYEGIDFTKVYRFYFEKSSSPKLAIKELQALPEVEQVSFEPMVKIAVPIAPVTTSDPYLERQYYLEKIMARYVWRLMDQVEQPEGEILIGIVDTGIDYLHPEMEPVLYINPGEDIDGDGRMTEADLNGLDDDGNGFVDDVRGWDFSYASDSSSGDNDIRPPNSGGYDILSHGTHVAGIAGAMADNGVGISGIARGYKIIGTKHSRDDDLSHGYLYNAYDGILYCAKLGADVINCSWGGQGYYEVAQKLIDMVRQDYGAIVVAAAGNDNNNNDNNHFYPSDLDGVVTVAALGPDDRKASFSNYGHVIDISAPGVGIFSTIHYYKGGYATWQGTSMASPVVAGSIALVKYFFPQLSPDQLVEKVLQAADPLDALNQPYAGLLGSGKVNVYNAIGPHFLPNVAVLQDTLQWDDLNGNGQIDPGESINIRLKLVNKEGWRPAFDVRIVAFAEDSLLHITDSVAVIGDMPQGSEQWSAPGDITIVPDAAHPYGPVKISFIIEGVNEAGEPLREFYEKQLLLSMYQEHFPRSFKMNNAPISVVKASADSTVKLAFINDENQLILLNDAGQVVAPFPIDLGEYHRVPQVVADLDGDGQQEIAVLSNYGKLKVFKTDGSLLLDRDLNEVVYGSFAADDLDGDGQPEIIIATMRKKLHVLALSGEELPGFPVALSSIAPEGVAIGDVNEDGRKEIVVSAFDNTLHLFDRNGAELAGWPVELPGNVKFTPLIAKDRNGAFIGVITKSNQLLLLKPDGSFKLSVNLRADVKMDPFLMDLNRDGLLEFCFVDEENQLIGYDSQNKRYLFRLGAEINSPPLVFYAADQLRLVAVDIKGAVTIFDEAFKPTFYSPVQLPYTLNNFASLADLDGDGDREVVVSGEGRIAALDLPEANSNTLSWSAFLGNEQRTAFFEIDSASATAIVNKGIVPEELALKVFPNPFNASVKINIAGSGLTRREKISLKIFDIRGRLVKTLADNRPAADHLNFFWNGRNEKGQYVSSGVYLLQADVTDHGQIIKRLIYIK, translated from the coding sequence CCGGCAATATTAGTAGAGATTACAGGCGCGATATTGGGGCGGTGGTTAATGTAGATTTTTCCCAAAGTTTTAAGGTGTTTTTTCTGATTTTTGTTTTTGCGGTAATAACCTCCGCCTTCTCGCAAGAAGTTTTTCAAAATCAGCTGCTGGTCGCTTTAAAACGTACGGCGCAGCCCCTGCCCACCGGTAAAGTGAGGCTCCAGGCGTCCCTCGATCGACCGCAATTATCTCGCATTTTACAAAAATACCGCGTAACGCGCATTGAACGCTGGTTAAAATCGGCCGATCAGAACGATGTGTATGAAGGCATCGATTTCACCAAAGTTTACCGTTTCTACTTTGAAAAATCGTCTTCACCCAAACTGGCAATTAAAGAGTTGCAGGCCCTTCCGGAGGTTGAGCAGGTTTCGTTTGAACCCATGGTTAAGATTGCCGTGCCCATTGCGCCGGTTACCACCTCTGATCCCTACCTGGAGCGTCAGTACTATCTTGAAAAGATTATGGCGCGCTACGTTTGGCGCCTGATGGATCAGGTTGAACAACCGGAGGGCGAGATATTAATCGGGATCGTCGATACGGGCATCGATTATCTCCATCCTGAAATGGAGCCGGTTTTGTACATCAACCCCGGCGAGGATATTGATGGCGACGGGCGAATGACGGAGGCCGATTTAAACGGCCTGGACGATGACGGCAACGGCTTTGTGGATGATGTTCGCGGCTGGGATTTTTCTTACGCCTCTGATTCCAGCAGCGGCGATAACGATATTCGTCCGCCCAACTCCGGCGGCTATGATATTTTGAGTCACGGCACCCATGTGGCGGGCATTGCCGGAGCCATGGCTGATAACGGAGTGGGAATCAGCGGTATTGCCCGGGGATACAAAATTATCGGCACCAAACACAGCCGGGACGACGATTTAAGTCACGGTTATTTGTACAATGCCTACGACGGCATTCTTTACTGCGCCAAGCTGGGCGCGGATGTCATTAACTGTTCATGGGGCGGGCAGGGCTATTATGAGGTGGCGCAGAAATTAATCGACATGGTGCGTCAGGATTACGGGGCGATTGTGGTGGCTGCCGCAGGCAACGATAACAATAACAACGACAATAATCATTTTTATCCCAGCGATCTGGATGGGGTGGTTACTGTGGCCGCCCTGGGGCCGGATGACCGCAAGGCTTCTTTTTCTAATTACGGTCATGTCATCGATATCAGCGCGCCAGGCGTGGGGATTTTTAGCACCATTCATTATTACAAGGGGGGCTACGCCACCTGGCAGGGCACTTCCATGGCCAGCCCGGTGGTAGCCGGTTCCATTGCGCTGGTTAAATATTTTTTTCCGCAGCTTTCGCCCGATCAACTGGTGGAAAAAGTTCTACAGGCGGCAGATCCGCTGGATGCGCTAAACCAGCCGTATGCAGGGCTGCTGGGCTCGGGAAAGGTTAATGTGTACAATGCAATCGGTCCGCATTTTTTGCCGAATGTGGCCGTACTGCAAGATACTTTACAATGGGACGATTTGAACGGCAACGGACAAATAGACCCCGGCGAAAGCATTAACATCAGATTAAAGCTGGTCAATAAGGAAGGCTGGCGGCCGGCTTTTGATGTGCGCATTGTGGCTTTTGCAGAAGACTCTTTACTGCACATCACCGATTCTGTGGCCGTTATCGGCGATATGCCGCAGGGCAGCGAGCAATGGAGCGCACCGGGCGATATTACGATTGTGCCAGACGCGGCGCATCCTTACGGGCCTGTAAAGATTTCTTTTATAATCGAAGGCGTAAACGAAGCGGGTGAGCCGTTGCGCGAGTTTTACGAAAAACAACTGTTGCTTTCCATGTATCAGGAGCACTTTCCTCGCTCGTTTAAGATGAATAATGCGCCCATTTCCGTTGTAAAGGCTTCTGCCGATTCCACAGTGAAATTGGCGTTTATCAATGATGAGAATCAACTCATCCTCCTGAATGACGCCGGACAGGTTGTCGCTCCTTTTCCGATTGACCTTGGCGAATACCATCGCGTTCCGCAGGTTGTGGCCGATCTGGATGGCGACGGGCAGCAAGAGATCGCCGTACTCAGCAATTACGGTAAGTTAAAAGTGTTTAAAACGGACGGCTCTTTGCTTTTAGACAGGGATTTGAACGAGGTGGTTTACGGCAGTTTTGCGGCGGACGATCTGGACGGCGACGGACAGCCGGAAATTATTATTGCCACCATGCGCAAAAAACTGCACGTCCTGGCCTTATCTGGCGAAGAGTTGCCCGGATTTCCTGTTGCGCTTTCTTCCATAGCGCCGGAGGGCGTGGCCATTGGCGATGTAAATGAAGACGGTCGAAAGGAGATTGTTGTCAGCGCCTTCGACAATACCCTGCATTTATTCGACAGAAACGGCGCTGAACTTGCAGGCTGGCCGGTAGAGCTGCCGGGCAATGTGAAATTTACGCCACTAATCGCTAAAGATCGCAACGGCGCGTTTATCGGCGTCATTACCAAAAGCAATCAACTGTTATTACTAAAGCCGGACGGCTCGTTTAAACTCAGCGTCAATTTACGCGCCGATGTGAAAATGGATCCTTTTTTAATGGATTTGAACAGGGACGGCCTGCTCGAATTTTGTTTTGTGGATGAGGAAAATCAACTCATCGGTTACGATTCGCAGAATAAAAGATACTTATTCAGACTCGGCGCGGAGATTAATTCGCCGCCGCTGGTTTTTTATGCCGCGGATCAACTGCGGCTGGTTGCCGTGGATATCAAAGGCGCGGTGACGATTTTTGACGAAGCGTTTAAGCCGACATTTTACTCGCCGGTGCAATTACCTTACACATTGAATAATTTTGCTTCGCTGGCCGATCTGGACGGAGACGGCGACCGGGAGGTTGTTGTATCGGGCGAAGGGCGGATTGCCGCGCTGGATTTGCCTGAGGCGAATTCAAATACACTTAGCTGGTCAGCCTTTTTAGGCAATGAACAAAGAACGGCCTTTTTTGAAATCGATTCCGCCAGCGCCACGGCCATCGTAAATAAAGGAATCGTGCCGGAGGAACTCGCACTTAAGGTTTTCCCCAATCCGTTTAATGCGTCGGTAAAAATTAACATTGCGGGTTCTGGTTTAACGCGGCGGGAAAAAATATCGCTTAAAATTTTCGATATCCGGGGACGCCTGGTTAAAACGCTGGCCGATAATCGTCCCGCGGCCGATCATCTAAACTTTTTCTGGAACGGCCGGAACGAGAAAGGTCAATACGTAAGTTCCGGTGTGTATTTGTTGCAGGCGGATGTGACAGATCATGGTCAAATCATAAAAAGATTGATATATATTAAGTAA